A DNA window from uncultured Methanoregula sp. contains the following coding sequences:
- a CDS encoding dihydrofolate reductase family protein, with protein MEPRVILHTATSLDGRITNFPADLELYYSLAGQYNPDAVLFGSSTILEAPTLEVPEEHRKMFTPPAGEPDPRPLMVVADSQGKITCWETLRTWPYFRGYVALCSESTPSLYTRQLRASGIPVIATGADRVDMKQALLDLHRQYGIRVVRADSGGTLNSVLLRTGLVSEVSVLIHPFLAGGEPGATMFDPHRAGLSGLQVPLRHLTTETLHNGIIRVRYAPDPALM; from the coding sequence ATGGAACCCCGCGTTATTCTTCACACGGCAACCAGTCTTGACGGCCGGATCACGAACTTCCCTGCGGATCTTGAACTGTATTACTCTCTTGCCGGGCAGTATAATCCCGATGCAGTATTGTTTGGCAGTTCAACGATCCTCGAAGCCCCAACGCTTGAAGTCCCGGAAGAGCACCGGAAGATGTTCACTCCCCCGGCCGGGGAGCCGGATCCCCGCCCCCTGATGGTTGTCGCAGACAGCCAGGGGAAGATCACCTGCTGGGAAACGCTGCGGACGTGGCCGTATTTCAGGGGGTATGTCGCCCTCTGTTCAGAATCGACTCCCTCCCTGTACACACGGCAGCTCAGGGCATCCGGGATTCCCGTGATTGCGACCGGCGCCGACCGGGTGGATATGAAGCAGGCTCTCCTGGATCTGCACCGGCAGTATGGTATACGGGTAGTCCGGGCTGACAGTGGCGGAACGCTCAACAGTGTCCTCCTCCGGACGGGGCTTGTCAGTGAAGTGAGCGTGCTCATCCACCCGTTCCTTGCCGGGGGGGAACCGGGTGCGACCATGTTCGATCCGCACCGGGCCGGTCTTTCCGGCCTGCAGGTTCCGCTCAGGCACCTTACCACCGAGACGCTCCATAACGGTATCATACGGGTGCGTTATGCGCCGGATCCAGCCCTGATGTGA
- a CDS encoding alpha/beta hydrolase — MIQESPEELLALIREHSPDPKKSVPLMREDLSAFYMEMQEEVTNEGAHQIGKVRISDTVSGYWITMPDADTGGAILFFHGGGFSLGSTRDHLGLCIRLARAANVPVLSIDYRLAPEHPFPAAVEDAVAAYRYLIAEGYHPHRILPAGISAGGTLVLSLLLSIRDEGRPLPLAAVCMSPAVDLEFPGESVTKNRDRDWITPARLQAVQKTYLAGHDPHDPLASPAHATMKGLPRLYIQMGTHELLLSDIGKFVDRARWAGIPVQAEIWEGMFHSWQIFAGQVPEGREAIDQAGAFIRSILSR, encoded by the coding sequence ATGATCCAGGAATCGCCGGAAGAACTTCTTGCTCTCATCCGGGAGCATTCTCCCGATCCGAAAAAGTCCGTTCCCCTCATGAGGGAAGATCTTTCTGCATTCTATATGGAGATGCAGGAAGAGGTCACGAACGAGGGTGCGCACCAGATCGGCAAAGTCAGGATCTCGGATACTGTATCAGGTTACTGGATTACCATGCCGGATGCCGACACGGGCGGGGCGATTCTCTTCTTCCACGGAGGCGGGTTCTCCCTTGGATCCACCCGGGACCACCTGGGACTCTGTATACGCCTTGCACGGGCAGCAAACGTGCCGGTCCTGTCCATTGACTACCGGCTTGCCCCGGAACATCCCTTCCCTGCAGCGGTGGAGGATGCCGTTGCAGCGTACCGCTACCTGATAGCCGAAGGCTACCATCCCCACCGGATCCTTCCCGCGGGCATATCCGCCGGGGGAACCCTGGTCCTCTCCCTCCTTCTGTCCATCCGCGACGAAGGCCGTCCCCTCCCGCTTGCGGCAGTATGTATGTCTCCTGCAGTTGATCTGGAATTTCCGGGGGAATCGGTGACCAAGAACCGGGACCGGGACTGGATCACACCGGCCCGCCTCCAGGCTGTCCAGAAGACCTACCTGGCAGGCCACGATCCCCACGATCCCCTTGCATCCCCTGCCCACGCAACCATGAAGGGACTCCCGCGCCTCTATATTCAGATGGGCACCCACGAGCTCCTCCTCTCGGATATCGGGAAATTCGTTGACCGGGCCCGCTGGGCCGGCATCCCGGTCCAGGCCGAGATATGGGAAGGGATGTTCCACTCCTGGCAGATCTTTGCGGGCCAGGTTCCCGAAGGTAGAGAAGCCATTGATCAGGCAGGGGCGTTCATAAGGAGCATCTTGTCCCGGTGA